The Ensifer adhaerens genome contains a region encoding:
- a CDS encoding ribonuclease activity regulator RraA: MTLEPHVIETLKGVSTATLTTVLLKKGLRNVWMRGTRPLKPGQGRVVGKAFTLRFIPAREDLATPASWASPISTRAAIEAMPEGCVAVADAMGISDAGIFGDILCARMAKRNVAGLVTDGVMRDAEGVLASGMKVWCNGIAAPPSVAGLTFVGSQEPINCGGVAVLPGDIVVVDDDGAVLIPVAFLDEVLAEAPEQERMEAWIMSEVDRGVPLPGLYPMNAETKARYEAWRDSQK, translated from the coding sequence ATGACACTTGAGCCTCACGTCATTGAAACCCTGAAGGGTGTATCCACGGCGACGCTCACGACGGTTCTCCTCAAGAAAGGGCTTCGCAATGTCTGGATGCGTGGCACCAGGCCGTTGAAGCCTGGCCAGGGGCGGGTTGTCGGCAAGGCATTTACCCTGCGCTTCATCCCCGCGCGCGAGGACCTCGCCACGCCCGCGAGTTGGGCATCGCCGATCTCCACCCGGGCGGCGATCGAGGCGATGCCGGAGGGCTGCGTCGCCGTCGCCGACGCCATGGGCATCAGCGATGCAGGCATCTTCGGCGACATCCTGTGCGCCCGGATGGCGAAACGCAACGTCGCCGGCCTCGTCACCGACGGCGTGATGCGTGACGCCGAGGGCGTGCTGGCGAGCGGCATGAAGGTGTGGTGCAATGGCATAGCCGCACCGCCCTCCGTCGCGGGGCTGACCTTCGTCGGATCGCAGGAGCCAATCAATTGCGGTGGCGTTGCCGTGCTTCCGGGCGACATCGTCGTGGTGGATGACGACGGTGCAGTCCTCATCCCGGTAGCGTTTCTCGACGAGGTGCTGGCGGAAGCGCCCGAGCAGGAGCGCATGGAGGCCTGGATCATGAGCGAAGTCGATCGGGGCGTGCCGCTTCCCGGTCTTTACCCAATGAATGCAGAAACGAAGGCCCGGTATGAGGCCTGGAGGGACAGCCAGAAATGA
- a CDS encoding SDR family oxidoreductase → MDLQLNSKTALVFGAGGGLGGAIARSLAAEGVSVVVADIHEESAKATADAVKAEGGKAIPLLWDISDLSLVGRKLEAINSAFGPVDILVNNTGGPPPTPAAGQSPDDWSKYFDLMVRSVIAVTDAVLPSMRERKWGRIITSTSSGVVAPIANLGISNSLRLALVGWSKTLAREVGRDGITANIVLPGRIATGRIVFLDEQKAKRENRLVADVTAESTGSIPVGRYGDPKEYGDTVTFLASPRASYITGSVIRVDGGLINSI, encoded by the coding sequence TTGGATCTTCAGTTGAACAGCAAGACGGCGCTCGTATTCGGCGCCGGTGGCGGACTTGGCGGCGCCATAGCAAGATCGCTTGCGGCCGAAGGTGTTTCCGTCGTCGTCGCCGACATCCACGAGGAAAGTGCCAAGGCGACCGCGGATGCAGTAAAGGCCGAGGGGGGCAAGGCCATTCCGCTGCTCTGGGATATCAGCGACCTGTCCCTGGTTGGTCGGAAGCTTGAGGCCATAAACAGCGCGTTCGGTCCGGTCGATATCCTGGTCAACAACACCGGCGGTCCGCCGCCGACGCCTGCCGCAGGCCAGTCGCCCGATGATTGGTCGAAGTACTTCGATCTCATGGTTCGTTCGGTGATCGCGGTCACCGATGCGGTGCTTCCGAGCATGCGCGAGCGCAAGTGGGGGCGTATCATCACCTCCACGTCTTCCGGCGTCGTCGCGCCGATTGCCAATCTCGGGATATCGAACAGCCTGCGCCTGGCGCTGGTTGGCTGGTCCAAAACCTTGGCGCGCGAGGTCGGGCGTGACGGCATCACCGCAAACATCGTGCTGCCCGGACGCATCGCCACCGGGCGCATCGTGTTTCTGGACGAGCAGAAAGCGAAACGCGAGAACCGGCTGGTCGCCGATGTCACGGCCGAAAGCACCGGGTCCATTCCCGTTGGCCGCTACGGCGACCCGAAGGAATACGGCGACACAGTCACCTTCCTTGCCAGTCCCCGTGCATCCTACATCACCGGCTCCGTCATCCGCGTCGATGGCGGCCTGATCAACAGCATCTGA